The genomic region CTTTAGCAGTGACATTTACGCCCTCGGTACAATTGGCATTCAGGCTGTAACCGGAATTCCCCCAACAGAATTAGAAGAAGATCCCACAACCCATGAGGTGATTTGGCGACACCACGTCCCCGCAATTAATGATACGCTAGCGGCTATTTTAAATAAAATGGTGCGTTATTATCCCAGCAATAGATTCCAATCAGCAACCGCAGTTCTGAGAGCTTTGGAAAGCGTTTATATATATTAAAGTCATATCATATCCGTTCAAACAGCAAGATCGCTGTAGGGGCGGGTTTATTGAGTTTTTCGGACTATGTATGAAGATCTCTAGTAAAACCCGCCTTTACAGAATTTACAGTCAATTGCGATCGCGCGGCATATGTTCTATCAGACGCGATGTATCGACAACAGTTTTACTGCAATAGTAGCGTTTCAACATCTACGTCCAACGCTGCTGCTAGCTGCACCAATTCATCTGCATAAGCAGGCGATACATGTGTTACCTCTGGCGTAGCACCCACCGCACCACCGACGATCGCGTTTAGTTCTGTCTCTTCTAGTTCGCTCAAATAATCGAACTTGTCTAAACGATTTAAAAACTCATTCTTTTCCGAAAGATTCATAACTCCTCCGGTTTTACATATATTTGAGTTTATGACGATCTGGCGTTTGTAGTCAAGAATTCATTTTTGAACGCAGATGAGCGTAAATGGATACATTTCTATTCACAACTCTCTCTTTCCCCCTACTCCCTACTCCCTGCTCCCTTTTCACTAATTATTTCGTTTCCATCCAATTTTGTCCGGCGCGGACATCAACGAATAAGGGAACGCTAAAATCAACGTCTGTACGTTCTAAGGCTGTTTCCATTGTCGTTTTAATTTGCGGTTGTAGTTCTTCCCATTCATGAGGAGGAATTTCAAATACTAATTCGTCGTGGACTTGTAATAATAAACGTGCCTGATAGTTGTGTAATAATTCATGCAATCTCACCATAGCAATTTTGATAATATCTGCACTCGATCCTTGAATTGGGGCATTAGCCGCCGCCCGTAGCAATCCGGCATCGTAAGCTGATAACCCTTTGATACTATCAAGATCGATATCTTCGGGTTTTGCATTTAAGAGTTTTCGTAAGCGATCGCTGGTAAAATTAAAATAGCGTCTGCGTCCTAAAATTGTCTCTACATATCCTTTGGCGATCGCATCTTTTTGAATCCCTTGTAAGTATGCAAATACTTTCGGATATGTTTGGTTAAATTTCTCAATAAATATCTTTCCATCTGCGGCTTTCATCCCTGTTTCTCGCGCAAATCTTTGCGCACCCATGCCGTAAATCACACCGAAATTAATAATCTTACCCAAACGGCGCTGTTCTGAAGTGACAGTCTCTTGTTCAAACAACAGTTTTGCCGTGACTGTGTGGATATCTTCGTTATTTTGGTAAGCCGAAACTAAAACAGGTTCCTGTGTCAAATGCGCTAAAATTCTCAATTCAATCTGAGAATAATCTGCTGCTACCATTAACCAACCTGATTCAGGTAGAAAAGCTTTACGAATTTGCCGACTGAACGCAGTCCGAATCGGGATGTTTTGTAAGTTGGGATTAGAAGAAGACAATCGCCCTGTAGATGTTGCAGTTTGATTGAAATCTGTATGGATTCGGTGAGTATCTGGACGCACTAAAGCTGGTAAAGCATCAACATAAGTAGATTTTAACTTTGCCAAAGTGCGATATTCTAAAATTGCGTCTACAACTGGATGATCGCCTTGTAATTTTTCTAGTGTCGCTGCATCTGTCGAATAACCAGTTTGTATTTTACGTGACTTTCTTCGGTCTAATTTCAACTTATCGAATAAGAGTTCGCTAAGTTTTTTAGGCGAACCTAAATTAAACTTTTCACCAGCTACAGCATAGACTTTTTCTTCTAATCGAGCCAAGTCTGCTTCGAGTTGTTTAGAAAAGTCATGCAGGTAATTGCTATCAATTCTAATTCCCGTATATTCCATTTCTGCTAAAACTGGTTCTAGAGGTTGTTCTACCTCCAGTAACAGCTGATGCATCATTGGAGTTTTATCGAGTTCTGCTCGCAATTTCGCTACTAATTGATACGTGACATAAACATCCATGCCGCAGTAATCGGCGACGCTAGAAATATCAATATCAGCAATAGTCTGACCTTTGGGAACTAATTCTGAATAACTAACAGTATCTAATTTTAAATAGCGATCGGCAAGTACGCCTAAATTGCGAGTCACATCTGAATCTGGATTCAAGACATAACTTGCTAACAACGGATCGAAAACAACTCCAGCTAGTTGAATTCCTTGACAACGCAGAACTAAGCGATCGAACTTAGCATTTTGTAACGCTTTTGGATAGCGATCGCTCTCTAAAATTGGACGTAGTTGTTCTAAAACTGTTGCCTTATCTAAATTTTTACCATCTCGATGACCAACTGGGATATATGCCATATCATCTAATGCATTTCCCCAACAGCAGCCAATTCCAACTAATTCTGCATCCCGTGGTTCTAAATCTGTCGTTTCCGTATCCCAAGCCACAGGGTTAGTTGCATCAGTATATTTTTGCAACCTCTGAACTAATTCCGTCAATTTAGCCGGAGTATCGATAATTTGTGGTTGAATTGGCGACTGCGATTGTTGCTGCGCCACCTCCGTATCTGCTGCACTGAAAAACCATAAATCGTCATCCGATTGGTAATTGGTAATTGGTAATTGGTAATCGTCCTCCTTATTTTCCTTATCCTCCTTGTCTCCCTTGTCTTCAAAATCGCCGCCAAATT from Chroococcidiopsis sp. SAG 2025 harbors:
- the polA gene encoding DNA polymerase I, encoding MTQAASDPTPANSSAPQHPTFILVDGHSLAFRSYFAFAKGRDGGLRTKTGIPTSVCFGFLKSLLEVMATQKPEAMAIAFDLGLPTFRHEADDTYKADRPGTPEDFVPDLKNLHELLAGLAVEVLTAPGFEADDILGTLALRASEAGYQVKILTGDRDLFQLVDPEKAISVLYLSTAFIQRNNTGTAEFSVEQVREKMGVLPSQVVDFKALCGDPSDNIPGVRGIGEKTAVQLLSTYDNLDNIYASIDQIKGATKKKLEEGKEAAYHSRHLAQIVLDVPLEVELENCKLKGFDRTTLEPILEKLEFRTFLGKVNQLQQQFGGDFEDKGDKEDKENKEDDYQLPITNYQSDDDLWFFSAADTEVAQQQSQSPIQPQIIDTPAKLTELVQRLQKYTDATNPVAWDTETTDLEPRDAELVGIGCCWGNALDDMAYIPVGHRDGKNLDKATVLEQLRPILESDRYPKALQNAKFDRLVLRCQGIQLAGVVFDPLLASYVLNPDSDVTRNLGVLADRYLKLDTVSYSELVPKGQTIADIDISSVADYCGMDVYVTYQLVAKLRAELDKTPMMHQLLLEVEQPLEPVLAEMEYTGIRIDSNYLHDFSKQLEADLARLEEKVYAVAGEKFNLGSPKKLSELLFDKLKLDRRKSRKIQTGYSTDAATLEKLQGDHPVVDAILEYRTLAKLKSTYVDALPALVRPDTHRIHTDFNQTATSTGRLSSSNPNLQNIPIRTAFSRQIRKAFLPESGWLMVAADYSQIELRILAHLTQEPVLVSAYQNNEDIHTVTAKLLFEQETVTSEQRRLGKIINFGVIYGMGAQRFARETGMKAADGKIFIEKFNQTYPKVFAYLQGIQKDAIAKGYVETILGRRRYFNFTSDRLRKLLNAKPEDIDLDSIKGLSAYDAGLLRAAANAPIQGSSADIIKIAMVRLHELLHNYQARLLLQVHDELVFEIPPHEWEELQPQIKTTMETALERTDVDFSVPLFVDVRAGQNWMETK